The sequence GAACCGCAACCCCTCCCCTTGATTAAAGTGGATGAACCCACGTTACAGATGACCTTTTCGATTAATGACTCGCCGTTTGCAGGACGAGAAGGAAAATTTGTCACCTCCCGACAAGTGCGCGATCGGCTTTACAAGGAGTTAGAAACCAATGTTGCGCTTCGGGTCGAAGAAACCGATTCCCCCGATAAGTTCCTCGTTTCTGGTCGGGGAGAACTCCATTTAGGGATTTTAATTGAAAATATGCGCCGAGAAGGCTATGAGTTCCAAGTCTCTCAGCCACAGGTGATTTATCGCGAAGTCAATGGGCAACTTTGCGAACCCTTTGAATATTTGATCCTAGATGTTCCTGAAGATGCAGTAGGAAGTTGTATCGAACGCTTAGGGGAACGTAAGGGCGAAATGCAGAATATGCAAGCAACCGCAGGAAATCGTACCCAAGCAGAGTTTGTTATTCCCGCACGAGGTTTAATTGGTTTCCGCAGTGAGTTCCTGCGCTTAACCCGTGGTGAAGGCTTGATGAACCATAGTTTCTTAGAGTATCGTCCGCAAGTGGGTAACTTAGAAACGCGACGGAATGGCGTTCTTATTGCGTTTGAAGAAGGAACAGCAACGTTCTACGCCCTGAAAAACGCAGAAGATCGCGGGGTCTTCTTTATCTCCCCTGGCACAAAAGTCTATAAGGGCATGATTGTGGGCGAAAATACCCGCCCCCAAGACTTGGAATTAAACGTTTGCAAAGCGAAGCAACTGACCAATATGCGTTCTTCTACGGGGGATGAACTGGTACAGTTACAAGCTCCTGCTGAAATGAGTTTAGAACGGGCGCTGGAGTACATCAGTTCTGATGAACTGGTAGAAGTAACTCCTGAGTCAGTGCGTTTGCGGAAAATGTCCAAGAAACTGGCGAAACAGCGTTAGTTGTAAAGGGTAATCGGTTGATCGGGTTCAACAACAACGACACGATCAGCCGTGACATTCCCGGTTGCTGCCCCTGCTGCTGCACCACCCACGGCTGCACCAAGATCAGCATCGCCGAAGATTTCACTGAGTACCAAGCCAGCACCCGCACCGATCGCAGCATCTTCACCAACCGCAGCCCCAGAGGTATCACGGGGGTCTTTAACGGGGTTTAAGACTCCAGAAGAGCCATTAAGATTGTAGGTGCGTCCATTAACTACAACTGAGTTTGCTACATAGCGTAACCCCCCTTCATCGGGAACATATTGACCGCGAATGATTGAACCTGCGGGCAAGTTTAAGCCAGCAAACCGACCACCGCGTGTTACTTCTAAGTTATAGGAGTAGCGTTTATCGGTGTTTAGGTATAGCGTTCCATTTTGGGCACTGGTGGCAACAATATAACGGTTATCGCGTTGGGCGATTAACGTTTCTGCTGCTACATTAGCAGTTGTTACGGGTGCAAATAGCGTTGTTGCTCCAATCAGGCTACCGAGTACAAAAAAACGATTTAACATGACTAGAACCTCCTAATGAGACGTTCTCTATTCTGATCGTCTCATCAGGAACAGTCCTTTGCCATCGCCTATTCGAGTGATTGTTTTCTATCTTTGGGTAGATGTATTCAGTGCTGTTTTTGCTTCTTCTGCTACCTGTTCCACCTCATCTTGAGCGAGTTGTTGCAGGAGACTTTGAGCTTTATCACCACCGAGACGACTCAAGGCTTGGACGAGGCGCGATCGCGCTTGCCAATCTTCATCACTCACAAACGGCTCTAACACTTCGACCGCTCGTTGATCTCCTAATTCCCCAAGAGAGCCAATGGCAACGGTTTTTACTAAATTATTCTCTGACTGTAACGCCTCTGTTAGCACATCAAAACTGCGTGGATCACCCATTTCGCCTAAACAAGCAATGACACTAAACTCCACCAGCCATTCTTCCGTGTGGTGATATAACTCGATTAAATCATCAAGGGCTTCCGTTAATTTTAAGCCTCCCAACGCATCCGCAGCAGCAGCTTGCACATCTGCTTCCGACTCATTACGAAGCCGATCGCGCAGTAAAATTAAAGCCTGCTGACGATCCACAGCCCCCAAACTACTCATCTGACTCACTGCAGCATAGCGCACACGGACATTTGTATCATTAATCAACGGTTGAATCAGGGGAAACGCCTCAGCAGGATCGAGTTGTCGTAACTGGTTAATCCCTGTTAAGCGATCGCCGTAATCTTCGGAGTTAAGCAGGGTTGCAACAGATTCAGGTGTGATATCCATGGTTATTAAATGATGATTGATATATGAAGGTCTCTCAACTGAGAGAGGTGGGGTAACTGGCTTAAATTGTCTCAGAAAAGTTCCCTTTGTTAGAAGAAATTGACATTGCTCTTAACGAATTGATTTTTATTAGGATTAGGAGCGCGATCGTCCTATCCTCTAGCTGTTTTAGCGATTCAGGATCACTGATTAAAGCAGATAGAAATTTGACGGTTTGCCCTGAGGAACGTATGATGCAAAGAGTTACTCGATTGCCTGAATTAGGCAGCGAATGTTGTTGAAAATAGGAATTGAATTATTATGACTCAGACTTCTAATCCCAAAGAAGCCCAAGGTTGGGACGCAATTAAAGGTGCACATGGTCTCGATGGTGATGCTGACCAACTGCAAACCTATTATGATGACTGGGCTGAAGCCTATGACGCAGATGTGTCTAGCGAAGCCTACGCAGGTCCACGGACGATTTCAGAATTTTATGATCGGATTCGGGAAGCCCATGACCCTAAAACCTCTCGCGCCAATTCCAAAGTATTGGATGCGGGTTGTGGAACAGGTTTGATTGGTCCAATTCTTAAAGAAATGGGCTATAAACATATTGATGGGTTTGACCTTTCCGATCAAATGATTGAAGTAGCGAAGAAAACCAATAGCTACGAAGAACTTCTCGGTAGCATTGACATGAACGTCAAAATTGAACAGTACGAGGATAATGAATACGATGCGAGTTTAGCTTGTGGCGTGTTCACTCTCGGTCATGTTC comes from Halothece sp. PCC 7418 and encodes:
- the typA gene encoding translational GTPase TypA; its protein translation is MTLSIRNVAIIAHVDHGKTTLVDALLQQSGVFREGEEVPTCVMDSNALERERGITILSKNTALRYNETLINIVDTPGHADFGGEVERVLGMVDGCILIVDANEGPMPQTRFVLKKALEKGLRPIVVVNKIDRPNVDPDLAVDKVFDLFVELGADDDQCDFITLYASGLSGFAKNTIEEEGVNMEPLFEAILGHVPPPAGDADKPLQLQVTTLDYSEYLGRIVIGRVHNGVIRAGQEAALAKEGDQLVKTKVSKLMGFEGLQRVEIPEASAGQIVAVAGFSDANIGETITCPNEPQPLPLIKVDEPTLQMTFSINDSPFAGREGKFVTSRQVRDRLYKELETNVALRVEETDSPDKFLVSGRGELHLGILIENMRREGYEFQVSQPQVIYREVNGQLCEPFEYLILDVPEDAVGSCIERLGERKGEMQNMQATAGNRTQAEFVIPARGLIGFRSEFLRLTRGEGLMNHSFLEYRPQVGNLETRRNGVLIAFEEGTATFYALKNAEDRGVFFISPGTKVYKGMIVGENTRPQDLELNVCKAKQLTNMRSSTGDELVQLQAPAEMSLERALEYISSDELVEVTPESVRLRKMSKKLAKQR
- the nblB gene encoding phycobilisome degradation protein NblB, translated to MDITPESVATLLNSEDYGDRLTGINQLRQLDPAEAFPLIQPLINDTNVRVRYAAVSQMSSLGAVDRQQALILLRDRLRNESEADVQAAAADALGGLKLTEALDDLIELYHHTEEWLVEFSVIACLGEMGDPRSFDVLTEALQSENNLVKTVAIGSLGELGDQRAVEVLEPFVSDEDWQARSRLVQALSRLGGDKAQSLLQQLAQDEVEQVAEEAKTALNTSTQR
- a CDS encoding class I SAM-dependent methyltransferase, with the protein product MTQTSNPKEAQGWDAIKGAHGLDGDADQLQTYYDDWAEAYDADVSSEAYAGPRTISEFYDRIREAHDPKTSRANSKVLDAGCGTGLIGPILKEMGYKHIDGFDLSDQMIEVAKKTNSYEELLGSIDMNVKIEQYEDNEYDASLACGVFTLGHVPPESLNEMIRFTRQGGLIVVSTRKSYYNSTNFQEVVDQLQADGKVKLLEHLKDAPYITEEGAHYWALQVC